One window from the genome of Ictidomys tridecemlineatus isolate mIctTri1 chromosome 12, mIctTri1.hap1, whole genome shotgun sequence encodes:
- the Lratd1 gene encoding protein LRATD1, translated as MGNQLDRITHLNYSELPTGDPSGIEKDELRVGVAYFFSDEEEDLDERGQPDKFGVKAPPGCTPCPESPSRHHHHLLHQLVLNETQFSAFRGQECIFSKVSGGPQGADLSVYAVTALPALCEPGDLLELLWLQPAREPPAPVPHWAVYVGGGHIIHLHQGEIRQDSLYEAGAANVGRVVNSWYRYRPLVAELVVQNACGHLGLKSEEICWTNSESFAAWCRFGKREFKAGGEVPAATQPPQQQYYLKVHLGENKIHTARFHSLEDLIREKRRIDASGRLRVLQELADLVDDKE; from the coding sequence ATGGGCAACCAACTGGACCGCATCACCCACCTCAACTACAGCGAGTTGCCCACAGGGGACCCGTCCGGGATTGAGAAGGACGAACTTCGGGTCGGGGTCGCCTACTTCTTCTCggatgaggaggaggacctgGACGAACGCGGGCAACCCGACAAGTTTGGCGTGAAGGCCCCCCCAGGCTGCACCCCCTGCCCAGAGAGCCCTagccgccaccaccaccacctgctgCACCAACTAGTCCTTAACGAGACTCAGTTCTCCGCCTTTCGGGGCCAGGAATGCATCTTTTCCAAAGTGAGCGGCGGCCCTCAGGGCGCGGACCTGAGCGTCTACGCTGTCACCGCGCTGCCAGCGCTCTGCGAGCCCGGCGACCTGCTGGAGCTGCTGTGGCTACAGCCGGCTCGGGAGCCGCCCGCGCCGGTCCCGCACTGGGCGGTGTACGTGGGCGGCGGGCACATTATCCACCTGCACCAAGGCGAGATCCGCCAGGACAGCCTGTACGAGGCGGGCGCGGCCAACGTGGGCCGGGTGGTGAATAGCTGGTACCGCTACCGCCCGCTGGTGGCCGAGCTGGTGGTGCAGAACGCCTGCGGCCACCTGGGCCTCAAGAGCGAGGAGATCTGCTGGACGAACTCGGAAAGCTTCGCCGCCTGGTGCCGCTTCGGCAAGCGGGAATTCAAAGCCGGAGGGGAGGTGCCGGCCGCTACGCAGCCCCCGCAGCAGCAGTACTATCTTAAGGTGCATCTGGGGGAAAACAAAATCCACACTGCCCGGTTTCACAGCCTGGAAGACCTCATCCGCGAGAAGCGCCGCATCGACGCCAGTGGCCGCCTGAGAGTGCTCCAGGAGCTGGCCGACTTGGTGGACGACAAGGAGTAG